The Candidatus Methylomirabilota bacterium genomic interval AGGGCCGTGAAGCGGAGAAGGGCTCGCCTGCTGATCCCTCCTTCCACCTCCGCCTGCAAGGGCCCGATCACGAAGGGAGCCTCGTGGGGCAGGTATTTCGGGAGCGCGAGGAGAATCCGGTCGAGCGAGCGAACCGTCTCCAGCGAATGGGCGAAGACATCAAAACGATGCGGCGGGCCTTGGAGACAACCCCGCATCGCCCTGGTCTCGGGGAACAGGGCCTCGAGCAGAGCAAGTTCATCCATGATACCGAGCCAGTGGCCGGCCTCCGAACAGTCCAAGATCTCAAAAAATTCCTCGCGCAACCGCTCGGCTGCTACGCGGGACAAGAGAGAAGCCCGGTGTCGGATTGCCTGGACCGTGGACTCATCCATGGCAAAGTCCAGCTGAGCAGCCAGCCGGATAGCCCGCAGGAGACGCAGCGGGTCCTCGCTCAATAGCTCCGGATCACTCACCCGGATCTGCCGCACTGCCAGGTCTCGCAAGCCGCCCAGCGGATCGATGAGGCGAGGCGGTTCCTCCCCAATAGAGAAGCCGATCGCATTGATCGTGAAGTCTCGGCGCTCTAAATCGTCGATGATACGGCTTCCTTCCAAGGGAGAGATATCGACTTGCACTCGCTCCCCTCCCCACGGAAAGACAACACGGCGGACCCCTCTAGCAAAGCAGATTACTGTACCGGTAAACTTCTCCTGAAGGGCCGTACCCAGGGAAGGGGGATCGGCGGAGACGAGATCGATGTCGAGAGCCCCCGAACGCTCCAGAAGGGCATCTCGGAGGAATCCGCCCACGAGGAAGACAAGCAGATGGCCCCGCTCGTTTGCCACCCGAGATATCTGCCGGAGCAGGGGATGTTGCTGAAGGGTTGCAAGGACGGCCGAGACGCGCTGATTCACCCTGTTACCCTAAGAGAGGGAGGGAGGAATGTCAACGAGTTGTCCTCACGGCGTGAAAATTTCTTGACGGCACACGTGCTCCAGATTTATGCTTACCGTATGTGAGGCCGTGGGAGGGAAAGAAGGAGGGCAGCGGGGTGTGGGTCGATAAGAAGAGTAAGATCGAAGACGTCGTTCAGGCCTTCCCGGAAACAATCCAGGTCTTCACCCGGTACGGGGTAGCCTGCGTAGGCTGCTCGGGGGCTAGCTTCGACAATATCGAGGTCGGCGCGAAAATCCACGGCATCGATGTCGACCAGCTCCTGGCTGACCTGAACGCCACCATCACCTCAAGAAACTGAATCGATCTGACGTCCATCTCGGCCTCCGTCTGGGACCGAGCGGACTCGTGTCCCCTCTGAGAGAGGAATTGCAATGTTCGAGACACTTCGAAGGGATATCCAGGCTGCCCGGGATCGCGATCCTGCAGTTCGAAGCACTCTAGAAATCCTCTTTTGCTATCCCGGGGTTCACGCCCTATGGCTTCAGCGACTCGCCCACTGGTTCTGGATGCGAAGGTTTCTGTTCGTCGGTCGGTTCATCTCCCATGTCAACCGTTTCCTGACGGGTATCGAGATTCACCCGGCTGCCCGCCTCGGTCCGGGCCTCTTTATTGACCACGGAATGGGGGTCGTAATCGGCGAGACGACTGAAGTTGGCGAAAATGTGACCATCTATCAGGGGGTAACGCTGGGAGGCACCAGCCTGGAACGCAAGAAGAGACACCCCACTATCGGCGACAACGTGGTGATCGGTGCTGGGGCCAAGATCCTGGGGCCTTTCACGGTGGGGAATAACAGCAAGATCGGTTCCTCCTCCGTGGTCGTCAACGAGGTTCCACCCAACTCGGTGGTCGTCGGGGTCCCGGGACGGGTGATCTATCGGGACGGAAAGAAGGTGAGCCAGATGGACTTTGACTGGACCGACCTCCCCGACCCCGTGGCTCAAGCGATGCAGTGCCTGCTCAATCGAATGCAAGAACTCGAGAAGGAACTCGAGGAGCTGAAAGGTCACGTGCCGCAGGAGTCCCCGGCTGATCTTCCCTCATCGTTCCGCCGCGAAGGCTGACCCTTTCCCATCCTCACCCAATGCCAAGGCACGGTGTAGTTCTGAAACGGGGACAAGGGCGTATCCCTTCCTCCGGAGACCATCGATGATTACTGGCAGTTCTCGATGAACGCGATCGCGTGTCCGCTGCGTCCCCAGATGGAGGAGGATGATCCCCCCGTTCGCCTCAGCCGCGCTTCCATCGCCGAAAGTGAGGATGCGTTCCCGGACCTGCTCCGCCCGATAGTAGATCGGTGAATCAGGGTCCTCCACCCAGTCGCGGGTATCGAGATCCTCGCCAACTGCGGGGCCCCGCGTCCACCCGACATGAAGATAGCCGATCTCCGCGGCCCACTG includes:
- a CDS encoding HD domain-containing protein — encoded protein: MNQRVSAVLATLQQHPLLRQISRVANERGHLLVFLVGGFLRDALLERSGALDIDLVSADPPSLGTALQEKFTGTVICFARGVRRVVFPWGGERVQVDISPLEGSRIIDDLERRDFTINAIGFSIGEEPPRLIDPLGGLRDLAVRQIRVSDPELLSEDPLRLLRAIRLAAQLDFAMDESTVQAIRHRASLLSRVAAERLREEFFEILDCSEAGHWLGIMDELALLEALFPETRAMRGCLQGPPHRFDVFAHSLETVRSLDRILLALPKYLPHEAPFVIGPLQAEVEGGISRRALLRFTALLHDLGKPDCRSTEDGQIRFLGHAETGAGMVEEVGRRLRLGSRASTITVALVRKHLRPLSLRQSEPITPRARYRFWRGLGDLTTDLLLLSLADIRATWGEEGRPFRAHLRFVQDMFAFHREQITPAGPPRLLDGDELMAQFDLTPGPFLGFVLERIREEASVGSLKTKEEVLDYLKCHLYELREEFARTQSA
- the cysE gene encoding serine O-acetyltransferase, whose product is MFETLRRDIQAARDRDPAVRSTLEILFCYPGVHALWLQRLAHWFWMRRFLFVGRFISHVNRFLTGIEIHPAARLGPGLFIDHGMGVVIGETTEVGENVTIYQGVTLGGTSLERKKRHPTIGDNVVIGAGAKILGPFTVGNNSKIGSSSVVVNEVPPNSVVVGVPGRVIYRDGKKVSQMDFDWTDLPDPVAQAMQCLLNRMQELEKELEELKGHVPQESPADLPSSFRREG
- a CDS encoding DUF1858 domain-containing protein, which codes for MWVDKKSKIEDVVQAFPETIQVFTRYGVACVGCSGASFDNIEVGAKIHGIDVDQLLADLNATITSRN